In Antechinus flavipes isolate AdamAnt ecotype Samford, QLD, Australia chromosome 3, AdamAnt_v2, whole genome shotgun sequence, a genomic segment contains:
- the LOC127554042 gene encoding nanos homolog 3-like: MEVFNLWRDYLGLANVVGALRKKKLEPRVAGTEPGPDPGSSLRQDLQPPRNSFCTFCKHNEESQNIYLSHTLKDEEGRVVCPILRKYVCPQCRATQDNAHTKRFCPFTSKDYISVYNYTTRNSAGKRATPRGPSEEPNLTKSRTKRLPIIPEVKTPSRVLEESKAGSGTCSKASRTAFLTPQS; this comes from the coding sequence ATGGAGGTCTTCAATCTGTGGAGGGATTATCTGGGACTAGCCAATGTGGTGGGGGCTCTCCGGAAGAAAAAACTGGAGCCCCGGGTGGCAGGGACAGAACCAGGCCCAGATCCTGGATCCAGTCTGAGGCAGGATCTCCAGCCTCCCAGGAACTCCTTCTGCACCTTTTGCAAGCACAACGAGGAGTCTCAAAACATCTACTTGTCCCATACGTTGAAGGACGAGGAAGGCCGGGTGGTGTGCCCCATTCTGAGAAAATATGTGTGCCCACAGTGCAGAGCCACGCAAGACAATGCCCACACCAAGCGCTTCTGCCCATTCACCAGCAAGGACTACATATCTGTATACAACTACACCACCCGCAATTCGGCTGGCAAACGGGCCACCCCGAGGGGGCCATCGGAGGAGCCCAACCTGACCAAGAGCAGGACCAAGAGGCTTCCTATAATTCCTGAAGTAAAAACTCCCAGCAGGGTTTTGGAGGAAAGCAAGGCTGGCAGTGGCACATGTTCAAAGGCTTCCAGAACTGCTTTTCTCACTCCACAATCATGA